Proteins encoded by one window of Anguilla rostrata isolate EN2019 chromosome 9, ASM1855537v3, whole genome shotgun sequence:
- the LOC135263440 gene encoding cardiotrophin-2-like — protein sequence MLRTLFLLCSCTLASAVPCIKPNELHGLHETYSRSLMLAHAIHQDVLNLLAPYEEQLGINGSQVPNLFMSGLPSCAVNYIDWLSLEDAARLQQDSEYLQLFNRHIDACCSSKLQLGAEYSLPLELLQLNIRDLQVQITEQLKLLQQPAVYTAASPPAPLCNRESLWVSRMQGYIVLRGLEKCVQKVVRDYTRLRSQQQQQ from the exons ATGCTGCGCACTTTGTTCCTCCTGTGTTCGTGCACTCTCGCCTCTGCGGTTCCCTGCATCAAACCAAACGAGCTCCACGGCCTTCACGAGACCTACTCCCGCAGCCTGATGCTGGCTCACGCGATACACCAGGATGTGCTAAACCTGCTGGCGCCATAC GAGGAGCAGCTTGGCATCAATGGTTCACAGGTGCCCAACCTATTCATGAGCGGTCTGCCGTCCTGTGCTGTCAACTACATTGACTGGCTTTCACTTGAG GATGCGGCTCGCCTGCAGCAGGACAGCGAGTACCTGCAGCTGTTCAACCGCCACATCGACGCCTGCTGTTCCTCGAAGCTCCAGCTGGGGGCAGAATACAGCCTGCccctggagctgctgcagctcaACATCCGCGACCTGCAGGTCCAGATCACCGAGCAG ctgaAGTTACTGCAGCAGCCAGCAGTCTATACGGCAGCCTCACCTCCGGCCCCCCTGTGCAACCGCGAGTCGCTGTGGGTCAGCCGAATGCAGGGCTACATTGTGCTGAGGGGCCTGGAGAAGTGCGTGCAGAAGGTGGTGCGGGACTACACCCGGCTGcgcagccagcagcagcagcagtga